Proteins from a single region of Chromobacterium sp. ATCC 53434:
- a CDS encoding retention module-containing protein: MATSTQGHILALQGSVKAIGIDGKVRLLKAGDALLPGEQLQLENGAAIDISQSDGQMLHIDGTRQVMLTEEVLHAQHADATEAAIAPLTPEAQQILAALDNPNPGPNANPFDNLDPAAAGLSDPGGENSGHSFIRLGRITESLAALQQESAPISTAATQTALSAANETPDSPPFFTAANGAPLGNDLSVTTKEDTPVSGTLTASDPDGDPLTFVKGSDPAHGVVVINPNGSWTYTPGQDYNGSDKFTVTVNDGRGGTATVTVNVGVTPVNDPAVFGGNDHGVVVEDDITQVSGTLVVKDSDPGEAGFQPQADIKVDYGTFHFDSTTGQWTFTLDNAKAQALTNADRFDRTFTIQSLDGTTHTVTVTIQGKDDPAIITGDNGTVTEDQNVSASNTLDYNGKLNIVDPDQGQAVFNTTRVDSQAGNLGALTIDANGNWHYSVDNAKVQYLGQGDTRTESFTVYSQDGTTHNVVVVVNGVNDPASIGGAGDIGDGTVKEDTPAQTVASGKLTVVDIDQGQAQLQPSQQVTDYGTFQANADGTWTFTINNGSAKVQALGEGDTVPLQFTVASKDGTATSVVTIHVLGTNDAAVIGGTDNGTVIEDKLLDVGGVLTVKDADQGQSFFQAQTNTAGTYGTFSIDASGNWHYNLNNSDPIVQALNQGESRVESFTVKSADGTTSTVTVTIIGTNDPAVITGNDHGAVTEDLNVSAANTLDYTGTLIVTDPDQGQSAIDPTRVDSKAGNLGSITIDASGNWHYTVDNAKVQYLGQGDTLTEVFTVYSKDGTSHDITVIVNGVNDIPVFSGSDHGAVTEDLNVSAANTLDYTGTLTVTDPDQGQSAIDPTRVDSKAGNLGSITIDASGNWHYTVDNAKVQYLGQGDTLTEVFTVYSKDGTSHDITVIVNGVNDIPVFSGSDHGAVTEDLNVSAANTLDYTGTLTVTDPDQGQSAIDPTRVDSKAGNLGSITIDASGNWHYTVDNAKVQYLGQGDTLTEVFTVYSKDGTSHDITVIVNGVNDIPVFSGSDRGAVTEDLNVSAAHTLDASGTLIVTDPDQNQSAIDPSRVDSKAGNLGSLTIDASGNWHYSVNDSLSGVQSLGQGITRQEVFTVYSKDGTAHDITVVITGVNDAARISGVTSQDMYTDQASISNSFTVSDVDAGESGFSTSLNVAETYGTFNFDKTTGIWTFTLNASAQNLTSADHITYSYTITSIDGTTHPLSITINGIDHFAPSSGGSQGIVTASLATAASTELLSAKLDAATPDKTAIAHHADAVSRETSIAAAGHAKASAGEIAATETHRHGAASDEPGIVYGAQKTAVEPAGNQPSPSIAHDAPHSAEAGARGGTGIDTFKWTLGEQSAAATPEPARSGFVDHGQRDGKDALDLKDVLPEGGHRAASLDSYLNAHKESADAATDARHSGPGAPAAQSLASVDLTHAIALSDAQVLKNLLSHGQQHTE, translated from the coding sequence ATGGCCACCAGCACTCAAGGACACATCCTCGCGCTGCAAGGCAGCGTCAAGGCAATCGGCATCGACGGCAAAGTACGCCTGCTGAAAGCGGGCGATGCCCTGCTTCCCGGGGAGCAGCTGCAACTGGAGAACGGCGCCGCCATCGACATCAGCCAGTCCGACGGCCAGATGCTGCATATTGACGGCACCCGCCAGGTGATGCTGACCGAAGAAGTGCTGCATGCGCAGCACGCCGACGCCACCGAAGCCGCCATCGCTCCGCTGACGCCGGAAGCCCAACAGATTCTCGCCGCGCTGGACAATCCCAACCCAGGCCCCAACGCCAATCCCTTCGACAATCTCGACCCCGCCGCAGCGGGCCTGAGCGACCCAGGTGGCGAAAACAGCGGCCACTCCTTCATCCGCCTCGGCCGCATTACGGAATCGCTCGCGGCCCTGCAGCAGGAAAGCGCGCCGATTTCGACCGCGGCAACCCAGACCGCCCTGTCCGCCGCCAATGAAACACCGGACTCGCCACCGTTCTTCACCGCCGCCAATGGCGCCCCGCTGGGCAACGACCTGAGCGTCACCACCAAGGAGGACACCCCGGTCAGCGGCACGCTGACCGCCAGCGACCCCGACGGCGATCCGCTCACCTTCGTCAAAGGCTCCGACCCCGCCCACGGCGTGGTCGTCATCAATCCCAATGGCAGCTGGACCTACACCCCGGGACAGGACTACAACGGCAGCGACAAATTCACCGTCACCGTCAATGACGGCCGAGGCGGCACCGCCACCGTCACCGTCAATGTCGGCGTCACCCCGGTCAACGACCCCGCGGTCTTCGGCGGCAACGATCATGGCGTCGTGGTCGAAGATGACATCACCCAGGTCAGCGGCACGCTGGTCGTCAAGGATTCAGACCCGGGCGAGGCCGGCTTCCAGCCGCAGGCCGACATCAAGGTGGACTACGGCACCTTCCATTTCGACAGCACCACCGGCCAATGGACCTTCACCCTGGACAATGCCAAGGCCCAGGCGCTCACCAATGCCGATCGCTTCGACCGCACCTTCACCATCCAGTCGCTGGACGGCACCACCCATACCGTCACCGTCACCATCCAGGGCAAGGACGATCCGGCCATCATCACCGGCGACAACGGCACCGTCACCGAAGACCAAAACGTCTCGGCAAGCAATACGCTGGACTACAACGGCAAGCTCAACATCGTCGATCCCGACCAAGGCCAGGCGGTGTTCAACACCACCCGCGTGGACAGCCAGGCCGGCAATCTCGGCGCCCTCACCATCGATGCCAATGGCAATTGGCACTACAGCGTCGACAACGCCAAGGTCCAATACCTGGGACAGGGCGACACGCGTACCGAGTCGTTCACCGTCTACTCCCAGGATGGCACCACCCACAACGTCGTCGTCGTCGTCAACGGCGTCAACGACCCGGCCAGCATCGGCGGCGCCGGCGACATCGGCGACGGCACCGTCAAGGAAGACACCCCGGCCCAAACGGTGGCCAGCGGCAAGCTGACCGTGGTCGACATCGATCAGGGCCAGGCCCAACTGCAGCCCTCGCAACAAGTCACCGACTACGGCACCTTCCAGGCCAACGCCGACGGCACCTGGACCTTCACCATCAACAACGGCAGCGCCAAGGTGCAGGCGCTGGGCGAGGGCGACACCGTCCCGCTGCAATTCACCGTCGCGTCCAAGGATGGCACCGCCACCTCCGTGGTCACCATCCATGTGCTGGGCACCAATGACGCCGCCGTGATCGGCGGCACCGACAATGGCACCGTGATCGAGGACAAGCTGCTGGACGTGGGCGGCGTGCTCACCGTCAAGGACGCCGATCAAGGGCAATCGTTCTTCCAGGCCCAAACCAACACCGCCGGCACCTACGGCACATTCAGCATCGACGCCAGCGGCAACTGGCATTACAACCTCAACAACAGCGACCCCATCGTCCAGGCGCTCAACCAGGGCGAATCCCGTGTCGAATCCTTCACCGTCAAGAGCGCCGACGGCACCACCTCCACCGTCACCGTCACCATTATCGGCACCAACGACCCAGCGGTGATCACCGGCAACGACCACGGCGCCGTCACCGAGGATCTCAACGTCTCCGCCGCCAATACCCTAGACTACACCGGCACGCTGATTGTGACCGACCCCGACCAGGGTCAGTCGGCCATCGACCCCACCCGCGTCGACAGCAAAGCCGGCAACCTCGGCAGCATCACCATCGACGCCAGCGGCAACTGGCACTACACCGTCGACAACGCCAAGGTCCAGTATCTGGGACAGGGCGACACCCTCACCGAGGTCTTCACCGTCTATTCCAAGGACGGCACGTCTCACGACATCACCGTCATCGTCAACGGCGTCAACGACATCCCGGTGTTCTCCGGCAGCGATCATGGCGCCGTCACCGAGGATCTCAACGTCTCCGCCGCCAATACCCTAGACTACACCGGCACGCTGACTGTGACCGACCCCGACCAGGGTCAGTCGGCCATCGACCCCACCCGCGTCGACAGCAAAGCCGGCAACCTCGGCAGCATCACCATCGACGCCAGCGGCAACTGGCACTACACCGTCGACAACGCCAAGGTTCAATATCTGGGACAGGGCGACACCCTCACCGAGGTCTTCACCGTCTATTCCAAGGACGGCACGTCTCACGACATCACCGTCATCGTCAACGGCGTCAACGACATCCCGGTATTCTCCGGCAGCGATCATGGCGCCGTCACCGAGGATCTCAACGTCTCCGCCGCCAATACCCTAGACTACACCGGCACGCTGACTGTGACCGACCCCGACCAGGGTCAGTCGGCCATCGACCCCACCCGCGTCGACAGCAAAGCCGGCAACCTCGGCAGCATCACCATCGACGCCAGCGGCAACTGGCACTACACCGTCGACAACGCCAAGGTCCAGTATCTGGGACAGGGCGACACCCTCACCGAGGTCTTCACCGTCTATTCCAAGGACGGCACGTCTCACGACATCACCGTCATCGTCAACGGCGTCAACGACATCCCGGTGTTCTCCGGCAGCGATCGTGGCGCCGTCACCGAAGATCTCAACGTCTCCGCCGCCCATACCCTAGACGCCTCCGGCACGCTGATTGTGACCGACCCCGACCAGAACCAGTCGGCCATCGACCCCAGCCGCGTCGACAGCAAAGCCGGCAACCTCGGCAGCCTCACCATCGACGCCAGCGGCAACTGGCACTACAGCGTCAACGATAGCCTGTCAGGCGTCCAGTCCCTGGGCCAGGGCATCACCCGGCAAGAGGTGTTCACCGTCTATTCCAAGGATGGTACCGCCCATGACATCACCGTCGTCATCACTGGTGTGAATGACGCAGCGCGAATCAGTGGGGTCACTTCCCAAGATATGTATACAGACCAAGCCTCAATCAGCAACTCGTTTACTGTGAGCGATGTCGATGCAGGCGAGTCGGGTTTCAGCACGAGCCTCAATGTCGCAGAGACATACGGCACCTTCAACTTCGACAAAACCACCGGTATCTGGACCTTCACGCTGAACGCCAGCGCTCAGAATCTCACCAGCGCCGACCACATAACCTACAGCTATACGATTACGTCCATCGATGGCACCACCCACCCGCTATCGATCACGATTAATGGTATTGACCACTTCGCCCCGTCCAGCGGCGGCAGTCAAGGCATCGTGACTGCAAGCCTAGCCACAGCCGCCAGCACCGAGCTTCTCAGCGCCAAACTCGATGCCGCTACGCCGGACAAGACGGCAATTGCTCATCATGCCGACGCGGTTTCACGTGAAACCAGCATCGCCGCCGCCGGGCATGCCAAGGCTAGCGCCGGAGAGATCGCCGCCACGGAAACCCATCGGCACGGCGCGGCCAGCGATGAGCCCGGCATCGTCTATGGCGCGCAGAAGACCGCCGTCGAGCCTGCCGGCAACCAACCAAGTCCGTCCATCGCCCACGATGCGCCGCACTCCGCCGAGGCCGGGGCCCGCGGCGGTACCGGCATCGATACCTTCAAGTGGACGCTGGGCGAACAAAGCGCCGCCGCCACGCCGGAGCCGGCCCGGAGCGGCTTTGTCGATCACGGCCAGCGGGACGGAAAGGATGCGCTGGACCTGAAGGACGTGCTGCCGGAAGGCGGCCATCGCGCGGCAAGTCTGGACAGCTATCTGAACGCCCACAAGGAAAGCGCGGACGCGGCGACGGACGCCCGCCACTCCGGCCCGGGCGCGCCGGCAGCGCAATCGCTGGCCAGCGTCGACCTGACGCATGCCATCGCGCTCAGCGACGCGCAGGTGCTGAAAAACCTGTTGAGCCACGGCCAGCAACATACGGAATAA
- a CDS encoding GNAT family N-acetyltransferase, with protein sequence MLSAALQGERLRLRDFLPSDRDAYLAARRGAAFGRHAQPEQRTEAFSAGLLARFLEQQRQTPRWDWQLAVVRAVDGALIGSVGLRGAAGGEAEFGIELDEAVWRRGYAAEAAALMLAFGRERLGCRRFHARCVPGNVAMLALAMRLGFEMQPLRDGGRLELLLVA encoded by the coding sequence ATGCTGAGCGCGGCGCTGCAAGGCGAGCGGCTGCGGTTGCGGGATTTCCTGCCGTCCGACCGCGACGCCTATCTGGCGGCGCGTCGCGGCGCCGCCTTCGGCCGCCATGCCCAGCCGGAGCAGCGGACCGAGGCGTTCAGCGCCGGTCTGCTCGCGCGCTTTCTCGAACAGCAGCGGCAGACGCCGCGCTGGGACTGGCAGCTGGCCGTGGTCCGCGCCGTCGATGGCGCGCTGATCGGCTCGGTCGGACTGCGCGGCGCGGCCGGCGGCGAGGCCGAGTTTGGCATCGAGCTGGACGAGGCGGTGTGGCGCCGCGGCTACGCGGCCGAGGCGGCGGCGCTGATGCTGGCCTTCGGCCGCGAGCGGCTGGGTTGCCGCCGTTTTCATGCCCGCTGCGTGCCCGGCAATGTGGCGATGCTGGCGCTGGCGATGCGGCTCGGTTTCGAGATGCAGCCGCTGCGCGACGGCGGCCGCCTGGAGTTGCTGCTGGTGGCCTGA
- a CDS encoding M3 family metallopeptidase — MTALAALRAEFDALNHDYLAIHKAKEDLFWDTYMAVSDDDAGFARAEAAFKDFISSPTRLGRVKAAQEALQALPADAERDALLHGFNGWRALFDSNIIESDEARRLMTELVELESGLFSKRRDYKMRHVNESGQLEEATLSGLSTNMGTNRDEAARKSSHDALLGLERWVLDNGFIAIVNKRNELARSLGYADYFEYKVKKNEQMTPDQLFAILDDFEARTGDANQRALDQLRAKHGEDALQAYNLRFHMSGDVTRQIDPYLPFAKAVERWVLSFRRLGIQYRGATMQLDLVERQGKYQNGFCHGPIPSFFDGEAWVAGQINFTADAKPDQVGSGARAINTLFHEGGHAAHFANVTQNSPCFSQEFAPTSMAYAETQSMFCDSLLDDADWLKRYARNGKGEVIPDALIRARIEATQPFAAYAERSIAVVAYFERALYALPEDELAAERVLQLARDSERRILGIAVSPRPLLAIPHLLNQESAAAYHGYLLANMAVYQTRAHFLKEYGYLTDNPAIGPKLAEHYWGPGNSINHNATLLSLTGEPFNARYLADSCNQSADEAWAEAQRLIADAAARDYPGQYPDALDARIRLVHGAELIADNGDGDAAMFDRFESWVAAHYPASVH; from the coding sequence ATGACAGCATTGGCAGCGCTGCGCGCCGAGTTTGACGCGCTCAACCACGATTATCTGGCCATCCACAAGGCCAAGGAAGACCTGTTCTGGGACACCTATATGGCGGTGTCCGACGACGATGCCGGTTTCGCCCGCGCCGAGGCCGCGTTCAAGGACTTCATCTCCAGTCCGACGCGGCTGGGGCGGGTGAAGGCGGCGCAGGAAGCGTTGCAGGCGCTGCCGGCCGACGCCGAGCGCGACGCGTTGCTGCATGGTTTCAACGGCTGGCGCGCGCTGTTCGACAGCAACATCATCGAGAGCGACGAGGCGCGCAGGTTGATGACCGAGCTGGTGGAGCTGGAGTCCGGGCTGTTTTCCAAGCGCCGCGACTACAAGATGCGCCACGTCAATGAAAGCGGCCAGCTGGAAGAGGCGACGCTGAGCGGGCTGTCCACCAATATGGGCACCAACCGCGACGAGGCGGCGCGCAAGAGCTCGCACGACGCCTTGCTGGGCTTGGAGCGCTGGGTGCTGGACAACGGCTTCATCGCCATCGTGAACAAGCGCAACGAATTGGCCCGCAGCCTGGGGTACGCCGACTACTTCGAATACAAGGTGAAGAAGAACGAGCAGATGACTCCGGATCAGCTGTTTGCGATTCTGGACGATTTCGAGGCGCGCACCGGCGACGCCAACCAGCGCGCGCTGGACCAGTTGCGGGCAAAGCACGGCGAGGACGCGCTCCAGGCCTACAATCTGCGTTTCCACATGAGCGGCGACGTCACCCGCCAGATCGATCCCTATCTGCCGTTCGCCAAGGCGGTGGAGCGTTGGGTGCTGAGTTTCCGCCGGCTGGGCATACAGTATCGCGGCGCGACGATGCAGCTGGACCTGGTCGAACGCCAGGGCAAGTACCAGAACGGCTTCTGCCACGGCCCGATCCCGTCCTTCTTCGACGGCGAGGCCTGGGTGGCCGGCCAGATCAACTTCACCGCCGACGCCAAGCCGGACCAGGTGGGCAGCGGCGCGCGCGCGATCAACACCTTGTTCCACGAGGGCGGCCACGCCGCCCATTTCGCCAACGTCACGCAGAACTCGCCGTGCTTCTCTCAGGAGTTCGCGCCGACGTCGATGGCCTACGCCGAGACCCAGAGCATGTTCTGCGACAGCCTGCTGGACGACGCCGACTGGCTGAAGCGCTACGCCCGCAACGGCAAGGGCGAGGTCATTCCGGACGCGCTGATCCGCGCCCGCATCGAGGCGACGCAGCCGTTCGCCGCCTACGCCGAGCGCTCCATCGCCGTCGTCGCCTATTTCGAGCGCGCGCTGTACGCGCTGCCGGAAGACGAGCTGGCCGCCGAGCGCGTGTTGCAGCTGGCCCGCGACAGCGAGCGGCGCATCCTGGGCATCGCGGTCAGCCCGCGTCCGCTGCTGGCGATTCCGCACCTGTTGAACCAGGAGTCGGCCGCCGCCTACCATGGCTATCTGCTGGCCAATATGGCGGTCTACCAGACCCGCGCCCATTTCCTGAAGGAATACGGCTATCTGACCGACAACCCGGCCATCGGCCCGAAGCTGGCCGAGCACTACTGGGGCCCGGGCAACAGCATCAATCACAACGCGACCTTGCTGAGTCTGACCGGCGAGCCGTTCAACGCCCGCTATCTGGCCGACAGCTGCAACCAGAGCGCCGACGAGGCCTGGGCCGAGGCGCAGCGTTTGATCGCCGACGCCGCCGCCCGCGATTATCCGGGGCAGTATCCGGACGCGCTGGACGCGCGCATCCGCCTGGTGCACGGCGCCGAGCTGATCGCCGACAACGGCGACGGTGACGCGGCGATGTTCGATCGTTTCGAAAGCTGGGTGGCCGCGCACTATCCGGCCAGCGTGCACTGA